The sequence below is a genomic window from Syntrophorhabdus sp..
GACCTCCTGCGAAGCTTCTTTCACGATGGTGATGACCTGTTTCGTTTCGGGGTATACGACATCCGTCGATTGGGAGGAAACGAAGAGAGGAAACACGAGAGAAACGATGACTGCGGTGAATACGAACGTTGAGCTGAGCTTACCCATAATGAACCCCCTGTCTGGTATCAATATGCCCGAAGGCGGATTGCAACCCCTATTGACACACCAGCCCAAGCCCTACACATACATAATATAAATGACGGGAAGAGTAAACAGAAAAATTCCCGAAAAGCGCACTGGCCAGCAACTGTATTGACAACCGGCCCCCCTCCACCGCCTTTCTTTGGCGACCTTCGACGGTTTTTGGCCTGTGACATGAGACCTGGGACCTGTGACGGTCTTTTCTCGCGAAAAGACCTTGCGACCTGCGACCGTTATTTCCCCCTGAACACTGGCTTCCTCTTCTCAAGAAAGGCCCGCGCCGCTTCGCCATGGTCGGCCGTCTCGGAAAGGAGGGACATCTGCGACGAGATATAGTCGAGGTGTGACCTCAGCGTGCTCGTTGTGCCCTGGTAGACGGCCCGCTTCATCATCCGTACCGCGAGCGGCGGCTTCGCGGCGATCCTGCGGGCGAGCTTCATCGTCTCCTCCATGAGGTCCTCGTGAGGGACCACGCGGTTGACGATGCCGAGCGAAAGTGCCTCGTCGGCGTCGATCACGTCGGCGGTGAGAAGGAGTTCCAGCGCCTTCGGGACACCGACGAGCCTCGGCAGGAACCATGCGCCTCCGTCGCCGGGGATAAGGCCCATCTGGATGTACGATTCGCCGAGCTTCGCCCTGTCGGAGCAGACCCTCAGGTCACACATGATGGCCATATCCATCCCCGCTCCCATGGCGGCCCCGTTTATGGCGGCGATAACGGGCTTGTCGATGTCTTCCAGGGTGAGGATGATCCGGTGCACCCCTTCCCACAGGAATCGTTTCATGTCCCAGGACCTAAGCTTCCCTTCGGCCATGTCGCGAATGTCACCCCCGGAACAGAAGGTATCACCCGTGCCCGTCACGACGATGACGGTGACGCCGTCATCACGGCGCGCCTCCCCGAGGTGCTCGCGCCACAACCGGATCATCTCGGGACTGAAGGCGCCCCTCGCTTCCGGCCGGTTGATGGTGAGCACGGCCACGTTCTCGTCCCGGGAATAAAGCATGTGCGGTGTATTCATTGTTTTCATCCTCTCCGTGGTGAGATATGTCCCTGAAGGGTCCCCTACAGTAAACACCTTCCGCCGCCCGATTTCAAGTCGCCAAAAGCCCTTTGCTTTCAGCCTTCTTTGTTGACTTTTCAGCCGTCTTAGGTCTATATCTTATGCGAAAATGAAAAAACAGCAGACGCGGCTTTCCAGGATCAGGAACATAGGGATAGCCGCTCACATCGACGCCGGAAAGACGACGGTGACGGAGCGGATTCTGTACTATACCGGCCGGACCCACAAGATCGGCGAGGTCCACGAGGGCACCGCCGTCATGGATTACCTGCCCCAGGAACAGGAACGCGGCATCACCATCACCTCGGCGGTGACCACCCTCTACTGGGAGGACCACGAGATCCAGCTCATCGATACCCCGGGCCATGTGGATTTTACCATCGAGGTCGAGCGGTCCTTGAGGGTCCTCGACGGCATGGTGGCCATCTTTTGTGGTGTCGGCGGCGTGGAGCCGCAGACGGAAACGGTGTGGCACCAGGCGGACAAGTACCGCGTCCCCCGGATCGCTTTTGTCAACAAGCTCGACCGCGTAGGGTCCGATTTTTTCCGTGTCATCGACATGATCGTCGAGAAGTTCGGAGCGGACCCCGTGCCTTTGCAGATCCCCCTGGGGCGGGAGGACGGTTTCTTCGGCGTCGTCGACCTTGTCACCATGCAGGCGATGGCCTGGGAGGACGAGGACCTGGGGGCGACGTACCGGGTGATCTCCATCCCCGCGGAATACAGGGAAAAGGCGGCCTCTTACCGGGAAAAGCTTTTCGACAAACTCTCCCTTTTCGACGATGAGTTGATGGAACTCTACCTGGAAGGCAAGGAAATAGAGCCGTCCCGGATCTACGCTGCCCTCCGCAAGGGCACCATCGGCCTCACGTGCGTTCCCGTTCTCTGCGGCGCCGCCTTGAGGAACAAGGGGATCCAGCCGCTGCTCGACGCCGTGATCCGTTATCTGCCGTCTCCACTGGACGTGCCCCCCGTTACGGGTGAGAATCCCGAGACCCGGGAGCTCGAGGAGCGCCGGCCGAGCGATGACGAGGACCTGGCCGCCCTGGCCTTCAAGATCGTCATGGAGGAGGGCAGGAAACTCACCTACATCCGGATCTACTCGGGATCGATGAAGGTGGGTGGCGACGTCTACAACGTCAACCTGGGGAAGAAGGAGAAGATATCCCGCATCTACAAGATGCATGCCAACCATAAGGACCGCGTCGAGGAGGCGAGGACGGGGGCCATCGTGGGTATCGTGGGACTCAAGGAGACCTCGACGGGACACACCCTTACGCAGGCGAAGCCCCTCCTTCTCGAACCCATAGAGGTCTATCAGCCCGTCATTTCCGTCGCCGTCGAAGCGGCGAGGAACGCGGACCAGGAAAAGCTCCTCCTCGCCCTCCAGAGGATAGCGCAGGAAGACCCCACCTTCGTCGTCAAGACCGACGAGGACGCGTACCAGACGGTTGTGTCCGGGATGGGAGAGCTCCATCTCGACGTGATCATGCACCGTGTCAGGGAGGAATTCGGCATCGATCTCCACGTGGGCAAGCCGCAGGTCGTGTACAAGGAGAGCATCGAAGGGTCCCTGACCCGCGAGCACACCTTCGAGAAGGTCATCAACAACGTTCCCTGCAAGGGTTGGGTGTCTATCACGGTGGCGCCGAACACACGGGGGGAGGGCAATCTCATCATCTCACGCGTCGGCGAGGACAACCCCGTCTATCCCTTCGTCAACGCCGCGGAAGAGGGTATTTCGGAGGCCTTCAACATAGGGGTATTGAAGGGATATCCCCTTACCGACCTACGCGTCGAGATCAACGACGCCACCTTCAACAACCCCGAGTTTGCCCGTCTTACCTTGAAGATGGCGGCCTATGACGCGCTGCGCGATGCCTGCCAGCAGGCGGGGCCTGTGTTGCTCGTGCCCATCATGTCCCTCGCGGTGACGGTGCCCAACGAATTTCTCGGAGAGATCATTTCCGACCTCAACTCCCGCAAATGCCATATAGCCAGTATCATTACGAAGGACAAGTATACCGTCGTCGATGCGAACGCTCCCCTCACGAACATGTTCGGATACTCAACCGATATCAGGTCTCTATCCCAGGGACGTGCCTCCTTCACGATGTACTTTTCCCGTTACGACAGGATCGAAAATGGATAACTTGAGCGAAGTGCTCCGGCA
It includes:
- the fusA gene encoding elongation factor G produces the protein MKKQQTRLSRIRNIGIAAHIDAGKTTVTERILYYTGRTHKIGEVHEGTAVMDYLPQEQERGITITSAVTTLYWEDHEIQLIDTPGHVDFTIEVERSLRVLDGMVAIFCGVGGVEPQTETVWHQADKYRVPRIAFVNKLDRVGSDFFRVIDMIVEKFGADPVPLQIPLGREDGFFGVVDLVTMQAMAWEDEDLGATYRVISIPAEYREKAASYREKLFDKLSLFDDELMELYLEGKEIEPSRIYAALRKGTIGLTCVPVLCGAALRNKGIQPLLDAVIRYLPSPLDVPPVTGENPETRELEERRPSDDEDLAALAFKIVMEEGRKLTYIRIYSGSMKVGGDVYNVNLGKKEKISRIYKMHANHKDRVEEARTGAIVGIVGLKETSTGHTLTQAKPLLLEPIEVYQPVISVAVEAARNADQEKLLLALQRIAQEDPTFVVKTDEDAYQTVVSGMGELHLDVIMHRVREEFGIDLHVGKPQVVYKESIEGSLTREHTFEKVINNVPCKGWVSITVAPNTRGEGNLIISRVGEDNPVYPFVNAAEEGISEAFNIGVLKGYPLTDLRVEINDATFNNPEFARLTLKMAAYDALRDACQQAGPVLLVPIMSLAVTVPNEFLGEIISDLNSRKCHIASIITKDKYTVVDANAPLTNMFGYSTDIRSLSQGRASFTMYFSRYDRIENG
- a CDS encoding enoyl-CoA hydratase, encoding MNTPHMLYSRDENVAVLTINRPEARGAFSPEMIRLWREHLGEARRDDGVTVIVVTGTGDTFCSGGDIRDMAEGKLRSWDMKRFLWEGVHRIILTLEDIDKPVIAAINGAAMGAGMDMAIMCDLRVCSDRAKLGESYIQMGLIPGDGGAWFLPRLVGVPKALELLLTADVIDADEALSLGIVNRVVPHEDLMEETMKLARRIAAKPPLAVRMMKRAVYQGTTSTLRSHLDYISSQMSLLSETADHGEAARAFLEKRKPVFRGK